Sequence from the Eurosta solidaginis isolate ZX-2024a chromosome X, ASM4086904v1, whole genome shotgun sequence genome:
caaaacttatacggctgtgcaaaatgacgttgagcaacaccatcagctcagtcagaattgggaaggacctctccgagccgttcgaaactaaacgaggtttcagacagggtgaccccctatcgtgcgatttctttaatttgatgctggagaaaattatactagctgcagaacttaaccgcactggaacaatatactataaaagcgtgcaattactggcatatgctgatgacattgatatcatcggcctaaacacccgcgctgttagttctgcttactccaagctggaaaaagaagcggtaaagatgggtttgatggtgaatgaggacaaaacgaagtacctgctgtcatcgagcaaagagtcagcgcatatgcgccttggcaaccacgctactgttggcagccataatttcgaaatagtaaaagacttcgtttatttgggaaccagcatcaacactagcaacaccatcagcactgaaatccagcgaagaatcaatcttgccaataaatgctactttggactatgtaggcaattgaaaagttaagtcctctctcggcgaacgaaaatcatactctacaagtcacttatcgtacccgtcctgctatatggggcagaagcatggaccatgacaacagcagatgaagcggctttgggagtgtttgagagaaaagttcttcgaaagatttatggacctctacgcgttggcgatggcgagtaccgaagaagatttaatgatgagctgtacgagctatacgcagacatcaacatagtccagcgaattaaaacgcagcggctgcgctggctaggccatgttatgcgaatgaaagatgatgctccggccaagaaagtgtttctatcggaacccgcctatggaagcagaggtagagggcggcccccactccgttggaaggaccaggtggaaaacgatttaaactcccttggtgtgaccaattggcgccggttggcggagcgaaggagcgactggcgcgccttgttggacggccataaccgtttagacggttaagcgccaattaagtaagtaagtaagtatattattattattatattagtaACAAAGTTGAagtactatatatataaaaaaaaaaaaaaaatgatgatgAATGAGAAAATGAAgagggaaatttttttttctgccatAGGCACACATTAAAGGGGACGCGGTACAGTACGAAAAAGGTAATAGTCGAGTACTCTCCGCCaccccaacaaaaaaattacctCAGGAatctttctttttatacatataatcTTAGTTTTAAGgaaaatgaaatttattaaacCTGTAATGTTAGCATTAACTTAATTAAGCATATATGGAATAactgtatattttttgaaaaaaaatttcaataaaacgaTGCACGCATACACACCGGCAAAGCCGGCATAACGGCACACACACAACCGCTAGGCCAGGCCTGGCGTGATACTCCTCTTcctcacagcagctttccgtcaaccgaagtgggaagaggactgtaacgtagcgttacaatagtatgacccctttgaccctttttctcctacgtcTAAGACCCCCAcgctaaccctttttcacctacgcctgagagtgtacatacatagtacaggtagccaacagcagcagcttcataccaatgcatgcgaatagcatttggcgataacaataatatgcacacagtacgccaactcacagtaaatggcaaactgaagtacccaattagcggttcaattctcactcgcatcatagcagaagcagtataaaagagaatgaatttgctgttatcatttcattcctcgcaggttagtcagaggaagtcgttgctttattaagcaacccagtcactcctcctgactagctgagttgaaggggtgctgccttggcactggtcaccccttgcttgcggggacaacgggttgtcgcctttataaTTTTCTCGcacgtgtcccagctaagtaaggggggcctgccgccttagggctaccccaccccttcctctcagctaaggctccagccgacccgtttcggcagctgcgtagcgtggtgcctgCGGGtcccagtttctcctcgcagcctatGAACCGGAAAGGACAGAGCTGGTGTACCGCCCccggcaccttaccttagtgtgcaaccacggggtgagcgatgtccagcgaacgagccaatcccacctccagagggaaagggggtgcTGCCACGGCACTGGTCATCCCTTGCTTGCGGGACAACGGGtggtcgcctttatggttttctcgcccatGTCCCAGATAAGTAAGGGGGGAGGGGGCTCGCCGCCTTATGACCAcccggcccttttcccctccgccacggctccggccgtcgaccggtccagcagctaaaggggctaccgctatGCCGTAAGTGTCACTCCCCCTCAGCCCATGGATCGGCCTTCGAAATTCCGGCTGGTACAACCtcgcgtccagccctgcattcgtgcgggaatggaggcggtggtgtccaacTGGCGGACCGTATTAACCATAACTATtttattcattcctcgcaggtccccctTCCGCCGCCACTGGGACAGCGTCATCACGGGAATCCGCCACCagcaaccgccgctactggtgttgaatcccaatgtgcatcatcctccaacaaatgcaaaagttggcatacttcacggtatgtttgacacaaatgaccgttgactgctctcaattcttgaaatgattttaGGCCATTTACtttaactaataacaatctcaaataaaaaccAGCATAAATTAGATCAGATCAGactaaaaatcataaaaaataaaaattattgaactgatcgcaaaaaaaaacaaacaaaaacactcaacattgtttggatgtactgtatatattctcccaattgcTTCTGTTTGAAAAATGCcaggatgcccatgaactgctgttcATTGTgtacgtctttgaaattttttcgaagacacattccatgtgaaatactgaggcacttcagaatataacaaagttatcgcaaatgtatcagtttcgcataatttgaaaaaacctgttaacgtagttgctggtggttgtgttgctctttccaatacatttgctacattaaaataaacacgttggccattctcaagatgtacagccaagtgaaTAACCGCAGtatgtctttcgtgcattggaaacgaTATAATCATCCAgacagcttcattgctactaatatagcgccccatttgatactgagtaatttcatcatttgtattatcaccagcaagaccgaaaattgccatatcgctccctttatttacatacttgcaaatatatttaatggatttgacagaattacaatattccacatttatatgagcattgaatattttcgataataatggacgATACGaaaccacccaacgattatcaacttcaacttcctggttatgcattctaatggttgcaTATTATCATTAGGAgatctacgtcgatacaacgTATATCCGTCATTGTCCGTTATTGTGTCTGCagtaaattgccttgggtatcgtttcgaaaactgttcatcaatcatacatggtgaattcatatttagttcACCTAacggtccatgtatcatgtttttaacgacaatttgaaataactcaggatcagcagtgtgatcaggaattCCAGCTGATATCAGCttatcgatttgatccggagtttttttatgtaccagccaaattagtatatgtgcgtgcggcaatccccttttctACCATTGGATGGAGTACATATGGAaacgcacctccccaaatacatataatttcacaattaaatccataagtgctttatatttttgccgaaaaacacgcgcagtaatgtcatgaTGATCGAttgtcgactgtcctgcaaataaattgtttttgatgtcatcccactgcggattacaggtaaatgtaatgaacagatccggtcgaccgtattttcgtacataacactAATGTTGGCagatcccgtgatttttgaggaacaatgtTATCTGTGAATGTGACCTCTCAGTCACATCGTATTTTATCCGTGACTGTGGCTGTGACATAGGAAGAGGAAGAGCTACCCTTCAAGACGGTGGCTGGTGATAGTTCacgcacacattcaaagctttttttgcTCTCCACTAAAAATGTCACATTTGatactgtcatcgaaatgacagtgtcatatttaataaattaaaaaatctaAAAGGATTGGTTGGAACTGTATCATTGTGGTCTGCAAACAAAAGGCGGCACGTCCGACGAGAGCCTGGATAACCAATTGACATTTGCATTGATTTGAGCAATGCTACGAGCAGCTGTTGACATCAGCTGCAACCATTGCTAAGTACTTTATGCAAATTTAGAATGCTATGCTGGATTTCTTATATAGTTTCTCTGATGATGAATTGAAGCGTGAAGCCAAACCGGAGGGGTGGAACGAATATATTAATGGTATTGTAAAGTCGGCACGTGTGTTAGCAAGTCGTTTGCCTGGAGAAGAGGATTTCTTACGTGATCTGGAATTGTTTCGTCTCAAAATGATATTGCGCCTATTACACGTATCTAGCTTCAATGGTAAAATGAATGCGCTAAATGAAATCAATATAGTGCTAAGCTCATATTCACATcgtacacaacaacaacagcattgtaTGCCCGATGATGAAATGGATTGGTTGACGGCAGAGCGTAAGTACACgtaaacaatttaatataaaaatgttgGCTTTTTCATTGCGATTTTATTTGGTACTAGAATTATATCAAACTTTCTGATGTTTTGTGCTCGAAAGACGCCTTGCTCAGCTACAATATGTTGAAAAGTCGGAGAAGATAATACGATTTCTATAAAAGAACACGCCTCAACACTTGAAGATTTGGATACAGTATGGCGTGCACAGATTAgcaaacatgaagcaattgttaAGAATGTGCATGACCTTTTGGCGAAATTACCTTGGGATTTTACGCCCGAATGGATCATCTGTTTGAATCATTCCAGGTAGATACAAACTTTCAACATAtatgaatacaaaattaatattacttgatatttaagaataattcaaattttcactATGTTTTCTTACTATAGGCTAGTATGACCGCCACTAATAAGGGTCAGCGTGAAGGGCTTCTCGAACTAATAAGGCGCCTTGCCGAGGACGATAAGAATGGTttaaaggctaaaaagtgttaaAGATTTTTTGAACGCTTGCCCATAACCAGAAAATACCGCCAGAAGTATTAGGTCAAGTATTACCAGCGTTTAATACGCGAAATTTGTTGCTTGTATATTTAATCGCCCAGTCGTGCTCCGCGCACTCAACAAACACTTAATCGCCAACAAGTAATTGAACGTTTGCCAAATGATTATACTTTCATCATACTTGTTACGAACAGTTTAACTGCATATATGGGTAAAATTCTCAACATGATTGCTGAAATGCCGAATGTTGAGCGGAAAACTATACGTATTGATGGACGTTATCCGCATAATATGCAAATACAGGAGCGTTTCGATTTTCTCAAGTTGTTAAAGGATGGGCACCTGTTGTTGTGCGCCGAACAAGTAAGAGATTATTGCAATCGTTTTTCATCTATTAATAAAGGCGTTGTCAGTTATTAATTTTAAGATTTGGGTTGGTGTTTTTGTAGcaggttgttgttattgtagagtACTcgttatttataatttgtaagcACCATTGTATATATAATGAAAGGAATTAAATGTTTAATTTTCGCTTTTACATACATGATAAGGAGGTCGAGGTGGATAATTAGGGGGGTTCGCCGTCTTTTAAAACCCAATAAATCGCAACATCTAGACAAATATACATTAGCTGCTGAACAGCattccattccgacagcactaataatcaattcctgttactcggcatcacagtccatcccaaCAACTGCtttaataatatatacatattttataatataattttgttcaatttgtatgcttctgtaatttatctgtaatccgtaactatatttaatctgattaattgttaaatttgtagactactaaataaataaataagtggtaATTTTAAAACCCAATTTTTTGTtatcaaattctttttattttatcatagTCAGCCTTTAGTTCAATTAACATTTAAATACAGGcaccaaaaatattttatgaaataaaactgcaaaaattgtatatattcgtacatacagaaaaaaaattaaatctaaatacatatttaatcaatcttagtaaaatattttttttggatgcgtttaatttaaaaatgttataCAAAAGTTTGATTACTGTTTAAGAAGATAAGCATCTCAGTTTTTTTTCACTCAGTCGTGAGCGACGGTCGCTAACTATTTGGCCTGCTTTCGAAAAAACTTTCACATGGAACAGAAGATGCTAGTGCACATAAATATTTCCTTGCCAAATCTGCTAGCTTAGGGTATTTAGCTTGTTCTGGAAACTATTCGATCCTCTAAATACCGCTGCATTTCAATGATGCTTTTTGCTTCAGCACTACCTTTCGGTCTATTTTGGTTGGCATATTGATCGAAAGTGCTCCAAATGGAAAGAAAATATTCTGCAGGTTCGTCTACACTCTCAGACAAGGGAGCCGATTCTGCCCTGTACAGTTCCATAAGATtacttttcacaatttttttataattttctgcagcTAATTTATCCGTCAATGCTAATAATTTAAACCTAGGATCCAAAAATGTAGCTACAGAAAATGTGTTGCTTTTTTGGATATTGCCCAATCGTTCCCGAATACCATTTACAAAAATGTCTATAACCTTGCGCACAGGATCGGGCCACACTTTTGTTAGAAAATGCCTGTAGACGTCCTGAAGACCATTTGTAATCGGTATTACCAGGGATCCCGTACAATACGTTTCGCGACTTATGGTTACTGTAGCGTCTTTGAATGGTTGACATATTATACATAAATCTCTGACTATTTTCCATTCTTCACTGGACAAGGTTAAAAGGTCCCTGTTTAAAATAACTAGCGTACATTTTACTGCTTCCTCAAGTGCAGCGAATCGTTCCATCATTGCAAGAGTAGAGTTCCACCTAGTCTCAACTTGTTGAATCAGCTTCAACCGGTCCCTGCCACTGTTTCGTTTATAGCTCAGAAAAACTACGTTGACTGAAGAACTTTTCTTAAAATAAGTAACTATACCTTTGATCTTATCGATTATTTCAGCAACTTCCGTTACACGCAACCCATCTTTAACAATCAAATTCATTGTATGAGCCATATGTTTCCAATTCAACTTTGTTGTAAGGGCACATTTTACGTTGCTGGCATTATCGGAAACAGAaagcaaaatttttctttctACATTCCAGTCACAGACAATTTTGTGTATCGCGTTAGCTAAGTTTTCGGCCGTATGGTTAATATTGAGCTCTGAAGCCGACAATAGTATGGATTTCAGCTCAAACTCCGGTGATACAAAATGTGCTGTCACAGCAATGAagctagaaatatttcttgaagTCCAAAAATCCGTTGTAATACAAAATTGGTTGCCGCCTTGTATCATTCCTTACATTTTATGTCTGCACTGTTCGTACAAAGCAGGAATCATGGTTTTGGAAACTACCCGTCTGCTTGGGAGTACGTACATAGGATTCAAAGATTTCACAAATTCCCTGAATCCTCTGTCGACTACAACGCTAATTGGTTGTCAGTCTATAGTAAATAACTGCAGAAGCTTGCTATTCAAACCCTCTTTTGAAATTGGGCGATAGTGTTTTATAATTTTGCATTGTGTCATCCGTTTTGGTGCTGCACTGGAAATTGATGGCTGCTCTTCAGTGATATCAATGACAGGTTCAATTTCGATAGGTTGAGGTTTATCCTGCAAAGggaaatgcatacatacacagGGACACTAACAAAGCTTGGAAGTCGTTAAAATTTACCGCAAGCTCTTCCAGTTGTACGGTCGGATGCCTCCGAATCATATGTCTCTTCAAATTACTTGTCGATGTTTTATAAGATGTTTTGCTTTTGCAAATATTTCATGTGGAAAAAGAATGATCAACCTTTTCAAAAAACTGCCATAGGAAACtggttttggattttttttacatctttcataaataattaatttttataaaactttaagCTTAAAGTGCTACACTCCAAATCGCCCCAGTCCAGTCAATACGAGAATATTAAAAATGAAACGATTTTCAGAACGTAAGTAACAGACGTATTCACATCAATAGAAACCGTACTCAAAACGGAATGCAAAAAAAATATCCATTccaaatacatatacatgcatgaTTTTACATGGAGACTGCGCCATCTGCTCCTAATTAGTCACAGCACGAATCACAGATTCATTGACTCATGTGATAGAGATTATAATTAAACGTGATTGTGAACGAAGTGCAGATGCTATCACAGTCGGTCACTCACGGCTATTCCTCAGAAGCAATCACAGCGTTCAGCTGTGATCATGTAGTACCTGTGACAGGTACACAcacaggtacacggatatttCCCAACTCTACATAACACATTGCGccttgtgcatattcgttcatattcTGTGGGCTACcaatatagttaaacgtccgatgtcattaatatttgcatcattcgctttcgcatcttgcaaatgaatatattgttcagatcttaattttccttggttgaaacgaataaaattaagacgtttTGTTTCAatttggcatacatatcaacgatgtactgatGTTATAGTTTACCACAcctcaagatataattttgttcttgtggacgaatcatcaatcgatacaaataaaaattcatggcacaaacttttttctgtacatgtagacctgaaaataagtgcGA
This genomic interval carries:
- the LOC137234608 gene encoding probable ubiquitin carboxyl-terminal hydrolase FAF, translating into MLDFLYSFSDDELKREAKPEGWNEYINGIVKSARVLASRLPGEEDFLRDLELFRLKMILRLLHVSSFNGKMNALNEINIVLSSYSHRTQQQQHCMPDDEMDWLTAEQLYQTF